The genomic region GTCGTATCCGGGCGGGGGAGCGGGGTCGTCGTCGCCACAGGCAGGCAGACCGAGGTCGGGAAGATCGCAACGACTCTCTCCGCGATGGAGATGACGAAACCCCCCCTCCTCATCAGGATGGAGCAGTTCTCCCGCTGGGTGGGGGTGCTCGTCGTCGGGGCGAGTGCCGTCCTCGGCGTGGCCGCCCTCCTCCGGGGCATCGAACCGGTCGAGGTCTTTTTCCTGGCCGTCGCCCTCGCGGTCTCCGCGATCCCTGAGGGCCTGCCCGTGGCGATCACCGTCGCCCTCTCCCTTGGCGTCAGCAGGATTGCGACGCGCAACGTCGTCGTCAGGAACCTGGCGGCGGTCGAGGGCCTGGGGAGTTGCACCTGCATCGCCAGCGACAAGACAGGGACGCTCACGGTCAACGAGCAGACCCTGACGCAGATCGTCCTCCCTGACAGACGACGCTATACGGTCCTCGGCGAGGGCTACCGCGGCGAAGGCCGGGTCGTTGCGGCGGACGGTCCGCCTCCTGCAGAGGCGGACTATCTCAGACTGCAGGGGATGATCCGGGCGGCCGTCCTCTGCAGCGAGGCGGTGCTCGTGCGACGGGACGGGGACTGGGAGCACTACGGCGACGCCATCGACGTGGCATTCCTTGCCGCCGCCTACAAACTTGGCCTCTCCCCGGAGACCGTCCGGAGGGAAGAGGCCATCCTGGCCGAGATCCCCTTCGAGCCAGAGCGGAGATATGCGGCCGCGTTCTACCGGGAGGGGGTGCGTGTCCTCGTCGCCATGAAAGGCGCCCCTGAGGTGGTGATCCCGCGCTGCCCGACCGCCCCGCACGGGGCCGCGGAGGAGGCCGCCCTCCTTGCTGCACGGGGCTTCCGGGTCATCGCCGTCGCTTCCGGCGAGATCGTGGGCGGCGTGGACCTCCCCTTCGACGAGGGGGACATTCCCCCTCTCCTCTTTCTCGGCCTCGCCTGCTTCATCGACCCCCTCAGGCACGACGCGGCGGGGGCGGTGGAGACCTGCAGGCAGGCCGGGATCAGGGTGGTGATGGTCACCGGCGACCACCCGGCGACGGCCCTGGCAATCGCGCGTGACCTCGGGATTGCATTGTCTGAAGACGACCTCGTCACCGGGAAGGACCTGGCAGGGGCCGGCGCCCCGGACAGTCAGGCATTCCGCGATCTTGTCGGAAAGGCGCATGTCTTCTCCCGCGTCGCCCCCCTCCAGAAGTCAGCCATTGTGGAAGGGCTCCAGGGGGGCGGGCACTATGTCGCCGTGACCGGCGACGGCGTGAACGACGCACCGGCCCTCAGGCGGGCGAACATCGGTGTCGCCATGGGCTCGGGGACAGACCTCGCGAAGGACACCGCCTCGATCATCATCACCGACGACTCCTTCTCCTCGATCGTGGCCGGGGTCGAGGGCGGTCGGGCGACCTATGACAATATCAGGAAGGTCACCTATCTCCTCATCTCCACCGGGGCCGCCGAGGTGCTCCTCTTCACCCTTGCTCTCCTTGCCGGCCTGCCTCTCCCCCTCCTTGCCGTGCAACTCCTCTGGCTGAACCTGGTGACAAACGGTATCCAGGATGTCGCCCTCGCCTTCGAGGGCGGCGAGCCCGACGTGATGGGGCGGCGGCCGCGGCTCCCCGGGGAAGGGGTCTTCAACCGTCTGATGGTCGAGGAGACCCTTGTCTCGGGCTCGTACATCGGCATCACCGCGTTCCTTCTCTGGGCCTGGCTGATCGGCGGCGGGTGGGGGGAGGACGCAGCGCGAAACGTCCTCCTCCTCTTCATGGTCCTGATGGAGAATGCCCATGCCTTCAACTGCCGTTCTGAATGCCGGTCTGTCTTTCGCATCCCTATCGGGAGGAATCCGTTCCTTATCGTCGGCGTGATGGCGGCGCAAGGCATCCATATTCTTGCGGTGCAGGTTCCGGTGATGCAGGGCGTCCTTGGTGTCGCCCCCGTCTCTCTCCCCCTCTGGCTCACCCTGCTTACGATAGCCCTCTCTCTGGTCTTTGTTATGGAAGTCTACAAGTACCTCTGCCGGAAACGGTGACCTGCCCTCCGCGCCACCGGATCACAAACCCTATCCCGATTGAGCGCAAATCGTAAAAGTTATCGACGGGCGGCATATCCGCCCTCATGCTGTTGGTGATATCATTCGGAGAGAACCTGAATCTGCGGATGTCGTGAAGCAGAAGACCGCACGCCTCTCGGTCGTTTCGAACACACTCCTGGTGGTGACAAAACTCGCCGTAGGGTGTGCGATCGGATCGGTCGGCATCATCTCCGAGGCGATCCACTCCGGGATCGACCTTGTGGCCGCGGGTATTGCCTTCCTATCCATAAGAAAGGCGTCAGAGCCCGCTGACGCCTGCCACCGTTTCGGCCACGGGAAATACGAGGACTTTTCCGGCCTCATCGAGGCAATCCTCATCTTCGTGGCGGCCGCTCTCATCATCAGGGAGGCGGCGGGCACGCTTATCTCCGGAAACGAAGGGCTTGCGATGGATGCCCTCGGATTCGGTATGGCCGTGATGCTCCTCTCGGCCGGCGTGAACTGGTACGTCTCTTCCCGCCTGATGCGGGCGGCGAAGGAGACCGAGTCGATCGCCCTCGAAAGCGATGCATGGCACCTGCGGACCGACGTGTACACCTCCCTTGCCATGCTTGCCGGGCTTGTAGCCATCAGGCTTACCGGCCTTGTCGTCCTCGACGCCGTCTTCGCCCTCGGCGTCGCGGTGATCATCATGAAGGCAGCCTTTGACCTGACGCGGCGGGCCTTCTCCGACCTCACCGACCATGCCCTCCCGCCCGAGGAGGAGGAGCGGATCCGGCAGATCATCTGTGACCATTCCTCGGATGTGGTGGACTTCCACGCCCTCCGGACGCGGCGGGCCGGTTCGGAGCGCTTCATCGACCTCCACCTCGTCGTCTCGCGGGCCGATAGTCTCCAGACAGCCTATGACCTGGTGAAACATATCGAGTCCGACATCAGGCTCGAGTTTCCCCGGGCCAATGTCTCTATCCGGGTCGAGCCCTGTGCCGAGCAGTGCACGGCCTGCCCCTCGATCTGTCACTCCGGCAAGGAGGAACCGGACCGGCGGCACGGCGCATGAAAAAAGTTTGAATGGTCTGGATCAGAGATGGTCGTTCAGACCATCTTCGTCCCCCAGACCGTGTGTTCGTACCGCTGCGCCTTCTCCGCGCCCCGCGTGCAGAAGAAAGTGTACTTCAGCCCCATATCCCGTGCAACCGGGCATGTCGGGCAGATGCACCTCTTCTCGTCGCTGATGCACATGAAACTCTTGCCTGTGGTGCAGAAAAGGAGTTCCTGTCCCTCCTTTGCACACCGGTTGTACGATGGGCATGACGGGCAGGTGCACATCGATTTCAACTTCTCAACTGCCGCCTGAACGTCTTCAGGCGTCATATCCTTCATTGCCTGGACTTTTTCTTCAAAGGTGTCCATCTCGTCTCCCCCGGCAAGAGGGGGTACACACGATATAAAAAGATGTCTCCGGAAAAAAAAGGAGGGAGTTGCCGCGCGCCTTCAGGCCCCGTGCAGGCCGGTGAGGTCTTCAAGGACCT from Methanofollis sp. harbors:
- a CDS encoding cation diffusion facilitator family transporter, giving the protein MKQKTARLSVVSNTLLVVTKLAVGCAIGSVGIISEAIHSGIDLVAAGIAFLSIRKASEPADACHRFGHGKYEDFSGLIEAILIFVAAALIIREAAGTLISGNEGLAMDALGFGMAVMLLSAGVNWYVSSRLMRAAKETESIALESDAWHLRTDVYTSLAMLAGLVAIRLTGLVVLDAVFALGVAVIIMKAAFDLTRRAFSDLTDHALPPEEEERIRQIICDHSSDVVDFHALRTRRAGSERFIDLHLVVSRADSLQTAYDLVKHIESDIRLEFPRANVSIRVEPCAEQCTACPSICHSGKEEPDRRHGA
- a CDS encoding DUF2769 domain-containing protein — translated: MDTFEEKVQAMKDMTPEDVQAAVEKLKSMCTCPSCPSYNRCAKEGQELLFCTTGKSFMCISDEKRCICPTCPVARDMGLKYTFFCTRGAEKAQRYEHTVWGTKMV
- a CDS encoding HAD-IC family P-type ATPase, encoding VVSGRGSGVVVATGRQTEVGKIATTLSAMEMTKPPLLIRMEQFSRWVGVLVVGASAVLGVAALLRGIEPVEVFFLAVALAVSAIPEGLPVAITVALSLGVSRIATRNVVVRNLAAVEGLGSCTCIASDKTGTLTVNEQTLTQIVLPDRRRYTVLGEGYRGEGRVVAADGPPPAEADYLRLQGMIRAAVLCSEAVLVRRDGDWEHYGDAIDVAFLAAAYKLGLSPETVRREEAILAEIPFEPERRYAAAFYREGVRVLVAMKGAPEVVIPRCPTAPHGAAEEAALLAARGFRVIAVASGEIVGGVDLPFDEGDIPPLLFLGLACFIDPLRHDAAGAVETCRQAGIRVVMVTGDHPATALAIARDLGIALSEDDLVTGKDLAGAGAPDSQAFRDLVGKAHVFSRVAPLQKSAIVEGLQGGGHYVAVTGDGVNDAPALRRANIGVAMGSGTDLAKDTASIIITDDSFSSIVAGVEGGRATYDNIRKVTYLLISTGAAEVLLFTLALLAGLPLPLLAVQLLWLNLVTNGIQDVALAFEGGEPDVMGRRPRLPGEGVFNRLMVEETLVSGSYIGITAFLLWAWLIGGGWGEDAARNVLLLFMVLMENAHAFNCRSECRSVFRIPIGRNPFLIVGVMAAQGIHILAVQVPVMQGVLGVAPVSLPLWLTLLTIALSLVFVMEVYKYLCRKR